The genome window TGGAGTCATCTGGTCCCAGGATAAGATGCAGTTCTACCGTGACGATTACACACAGCCTTTCTTTACTGTGACGCCTGCCAATATTCCTGGGGGTACGCAGTGGGTCTACAATCATCCTTTTTTCATCTTGCTGAATCTTGCCATAGGCGGCGGTTTTCCCGGAAATCCCGACGGCACAACGCCCAACCCCTCTGTGGTTCTGGTGGACTATGTTCGGGTTTATCAACTAAAACAAAGCTCGGCAGTAGCGGTTACCTCGAGCAATAGTCCCTCAGTCTTTGGACAGCCAGTCACACTTACAGCCACGCTCACTCCAGCCAACGCCACGGGCACGGTGCAGTTTCTAGATGGAGTTACAAACCTCGGCTCACCTGCGACTGTGAGCAATGGTACGGCTGCAATGATCGTGTCATCGTTATCGGTTGGCGCGCACAGCATCACCGCCGGCTACAGCGGGGATAGCAACTTTTCCAGCGGCACCAGTCCCGCGCTCGGGCAAAACGTCAACCAGGCGGGTAGCGCGACGGCAGTAACTTCGAACAATCCTTCTTCTTTCGGCCAGGCGGTCACCTTCACAGCGACGGTTTCGGCGGTACCGCCCGGTTCAGGAACGCCGACGGGTACGGTGCAATTTAAGGATGGAGTTACAAACTTGGGGTCGCCAGTGGCTCTAAGCAGTGGCACAGCCACATTCATTACTTCATCCCTATCGATTGGGGTACATAACATCACAGCGGTCTACAACGGAGACGCCAGCTTCATGGGCAGCACCAGCTCTTTGTTCGCGCAAACCGTGAACAAAGATGATAGTTCCACCAGCCCTTCGTCTTCCATGAATCCCTCTTCTTCGGGGCAGTCGGTAACGTTCAACGCTGTAGTTTCGACGTCGATGCCCAGTTCGGGAACGCCGACAGGTACGGTGCAGTTTAAGGATGGAGTTACCAACCTGGGCTCCCCGGTGACTCTAAGCAGTGGCACGGCTGCGTCATCTCCCATCTCATCGTTGACTGTGGGTGCGCACAAAATCACGGCGGTTTATAGTGGAGACGCCATCTTCCTCGGCAACACTTCGCCCCCGCTAACCCAATCCGTCACCAGCAACGGAACAACTGCAACGAGCACCACCATCAGCAACATTGTGGTGCTCCCCAATCCCACTCCGGGGCAAAAACTCGGCACGGTACACTTGGCGCAAAGCATTACTATTACTGCAACCGTCACAACCGCGGCGGGAATGCCAACGGGAAGCGTCGCGCTCCTGGACAACAATGGCGATCAGATCGGTTCCAGTAAAGACCTTGCCGGAATTGGCAATACGTTAAACGTTACCTTCGCGCCTTTCGAGTTCGGTTTGGGTGCGCATGGCATTGTTGCGAGGTATTTTGGCGATAATACCTTTCAGACAAGCTCATCCACACCCAGTATGATCGAGCACACCCCCAGACCACGCTAACTTCAGCTCTCAATCGGCTTGATCGCATCTTTGTCAACCGGCGTCATTTGC of Terriglobales bacterium contains these proteins:
- a CDS encoding Ig-like domain repeat protein, with amino-acid sequence MRLWLLVLGASLFLAQSATAQDWGLVWSDEFNGPLGSAPDPSIWTFETGNNNGWGNQELEYYCPPTDNTSPCSTSDPNIYMDGQGHLVIKAIKTQSGTWTSGRMKTEGLQSFQYKRIEASMKLPVGAGIWPAFWMLGTNIGTVNWPNCGEQDIMEWVPQYTPTTTSSTIHGPGYSGGNGIGKKFMFPSGGRVDDTGFHTYGVIWSQDKMQFYRDDYTQPFFTVTPANIPGGTQWVYNHPFFILLNLAIGGGFPGNPDGTTPNPSVVLVDYVRVYQLKQSSAVAVTSSNSPSVFGQPVTLTATLTPANATGTVQFLDGVTNLGSPATVSNGTAAMIVSSLSVGAHSITAGYSGDSNFSSGTSPALGQNVNQAGSATAVTSNNPSSFGQAVTFTATVSAVPPGSGTPTGTVQFKDGVTNLGSPVALSSGTATFITSSLSIGVHNITAVYNGDASFMGSTSSLFAQTVNKDDSSTSPSSSMNPSSSGQSVTFNAVVSTSMPSSGTPTGTVQFKDGVTNLGSPVTLSSGTAASSPISSLTVGAHKITAVYSGDAIFLGNTSPPLTQSVTSNGTTATSTTISNIVVLPNPTPGQKLGTVHLAQSITITATVTTAAGMPTGSVALLDNNGDQIGSSKDLAGIGNTLNVTFAPFEFGLGAHGIVARYFGDNTFQTSSSTPSMIEHTPRPR